The Oscillatoria acuminata PCC 6304 genomic interval TCGAGCTTTAGGGGACAGGAATAGCCAGTCAAGTCCCTGGGAGCATCAAGGGCAACCCTAGACCCCTCTGGACTTAAACTCTTAAAAACTTAAGAAAATTTTCATAAAGGTTCGGAATGGGGTCTTGCCGAGAAAGAGCACATTTCAACATCATTAAGGTAAATCAAAATGCCAGCTAAAACCAGTTATTCTTACGAATCCAAGACCATTTTTTGGATTGCCGGTTCCGTGATTGGGGCGATTTTCTTGTTAATCTTAGCCTCCAGTTTAAAGCCCTTTGTGATAATCAACGCCGGGGAACGCGGCGTGGTCATGAAATTTGGAAAAGTCCAGGAAGGCATCTTGGATGAAGGGATTCACGGAATTATCCCCTTGGTCACTCGCGTGGAAACCCTCAGCGTTCGGGTCCAAAAAGACGAACTCAAAGCCGATGCTGCTTCTAAAGATTTACAGTATGTTACCATTAACGTCGCCCTGAATTGGCGCGTGGATGCCACCCAAGTGAATACCGTTTATCAGACCATTGGCGATGAAACTCAAATTGTCAACCTGATTATTTCTCCCGCCGTTTCTGAAGTGGTTAAAGCGGCTACGGCTAAAAACAATGCCGAGGAAATCATCACGCGACGCCGGGAGTTAAAAGAAGAAATCGATAGCGATATTCGCGAACGACTATCAACTTATGGTATTTTAGTCGATGATATTTCCTTGGTAAATATCGAATTTTCTCCCGAATTTGCCAAAGCCATTGAAGCCAAACAAATTGCGGAACAAGAAGCCAGACGGGCCTCATTTATTGCTCAAAAAGCCGAACAAGAAGCCTTTGCTGATATTAATCGGGCCAAAGGTCAAGCAGAAGCTCAACGATTGTTACGAGAAAACCTCACTCCATCGATTCTCCAAAAAGAAGCTATTGAAAAGTGGAATGGACAGTTTCCAATGGTGATGGGGGGTGATGGAGCATTGCCTTTTATTAATATTACGCCGCCTGCTTCTACGGCTAATCCCTAACTCTAAAGGAGGAGGGAAAGGTCATCAATTCACCTAAAAATATAGGGTCTGCTTTCACTTTCCCGTCCTCCAGTGTCAAAATAGAGGGGGAGTAGTTTCGAGACAGACAAACCTATGACTTCCAACGAGACCCTGCGATCGCTTCCCCTACCCCCCGGGAAATTAGGCTTACCCCTGATTGGCGAAACCGTCAGCTTCTTGCGCGATCGCGACTTCCAAAAGAAGCGCCGCGAAAAATATGGAACCGTTTACAAAACCCATCTGTTTGGACAACCGACAGTAGTCCTAGTCGGTTCCGAAGCGAATCGCTTTTTGTTCACCCATGATAATAGCTATTTTAGCGCCACTTGGCCTTATAGTACCCGCACCTTACTCGGTCCTCAATCCCTCGCCACCCAAAGCGGTAACGAACATACCAGTAGAAGGCGCTTGATGGTCCAGGCATTTCTTCCCAAGGCGATCGCCGGATACCTTCCCGGCATGGAACAACTCACCCATCGCTATCTCCAACAATGGGAAACCCTCGGAGAAATGACCTGGTATCCATTGCTGAGAACCTATATGTTCGACATTGCCAGCACCTTATTAATTGGCACGGAAAACGGATCTGAAACCGCCTATCTCAGCCAAATTTTTAAAACCTGGTGTGAGGGATTATTTTCGATTCCCCTTAATCTACCTTGGACCCAATTTGGAAAAGCTTTCCGCTGCCGAACCTTGCTCCTGAAAAAAGTCGAAGAAATTGTGGAGCGCCGTCAGCAAGAAACTGACTTTAAAACTGATGCTCTAGGCTTACTTTTAGCCGCAAAAGATGAAGAGGGAAATGGATTAACCTTAGAAGAACTCAAAGACCAAGTATTGCTCCTGCTCTTTGCCGGTCATGAAACCCTAACCTCCTCCCTTTGTTCCTTCTGTCTCTTACTGGCACAACATCCACAAGTCATCACCAAACTGCGAGAAGAACAGCAAAAAGTCGGATTTACTGGATCTCTAACGATGGAGATGCTCAAAGAAATGACTTACTTAGAACAGGTCATCAAAGAAGTGCTGCGATTAATCCCACCCGTTGGCGGGGGATTTCGCACGGTGATTAAATCTTGTGAGTTTAGTGACTA includes:
- a CDS encoding cytochrome P450, yielding MTSNETLRSLPLPPGKLGLPLIGETVSFLRDRDFQKKRREKYGTVYKTHLFGQPTVVLVGSEANRFLFTHDNSYFSATWPYSTRTLLGPQSLATQSGNEHTSRRRLMVQAFLPKAIAGYLPGMEQLTHRYLQQWETLGEMTWYPLLRTYMFDIASTLLIGTENGSETAYLSQIFKTWCEGLFSIPLNLPWTQFGKAFRCRTLLLKKVEEIVERRQQETDFKTDALGLLLAAKDEEGNGLTLEELKDQVLLLLFAGHETLTSSLCSFCLLLAQHPQVITKLREEQQKVGFTGSLTMEMLKEMTYLEQVIKEVLRLIPPVGGGFRTVIKSCEFSDYQIPEGWMALYQINQTHQDSSIYPNPQEFDPDRFSSDRTEEKHKTFGFIPFGGGARECVGKAFAMLVLRVFGTHLVHGYDWELLPDQNLELAIVPTPSPRDGLRVKFSRRG
- a CDS encoding prohibitin family protein; translated protein: MPAKTSYSYESKTIFWIAGSVIGAIFLLILASSLKPFVIINAGERGVVMKFGKVQEGILDEGIHGIIPLVTRVETLSVRVQKDELKADAASKDLQYVTINVALNWRVDATQVNTVYQTIGDETQIVNLIISPAVSEVVKAATAKNNAEEIITRRRELKEEIDSDIRERLSTYGILVDDISLVNIEFSPEFAKAIEAKQIAEQEARRASFIAQKAEQEAFADINRAKGQAEAQRLLRENLTPSILQKEAIEKWNGQFPMVMGGDGALPFINITPPASTANP